The following are from one region of the Amycolatopsis sp. QT-25 genome:
- a CDS encoding 3' terminal RNA ribose 2'-O-methyltransferase Hen1, whose amino-acid sequence MLLTMTTTRNPATDLGFLLHKHPEKAQSFPLSAGKAHVFYPEAAQERCTAALLVEIDPVDLVRGGGTSSTQYVNDRPYAGGSYLAVALRAVFTTALAGRCANRPELVDEAFPLEIRVPSLTARGGAEVVHKLFEPLGWQVDACPIPLDPEFPRWGASRYVDLRLTGTQRVVDALRHLYVLLPALDGDKHYWIGQDEADKLLRSGEGWLAGHPERELITNRYLERRRPIVSYALTRLAEADDVPAEAEARVTELPDRPEPLAVQRHGSVLAALRAAGARRVLDLGCGAGALLRVLQKEPSFTEIVGVDVSANALDIAGKRLKNQSDALSAGKSASSGTRITLKQSALTYADPSLAGYDAAVLMEVIEHVDEERLPALEHAVFGVAAPRTVLITTPNAEYNRHFEFLEEGRFRHADHRFEWTREQFRSWAEGVATRHGYEVRLLPVGQESPESGPPTQMAVFTSRKEAVA is encoded by the coding sequence GTGCTCCTGACCATGACCACCACCCGGAACCCCGCCACCGATCTCGGCTTTCTCCTGCACAAGCATCCGGAGAAGGCACAGTCCTTCCCGCTTTCGGCCGGGAAGGCGCACGTCTTCTACCCCGAGGCGGCCCAGGAGCGCTGCACGGCGGCGCTGCTGGTCGAGATCGATCCGGTCGACCTCGTGCGCGGCGGCGGGACGTCGTCGACCCAGTACGTCAACGACCGGCCGTACGCGGGCGGCTCCTATCTGGCAGTGGCGCTGCGGGCGGTCTTCACCACGGCGCTGGCCGGGCGCTGCGCGAACCGGCCGGAACTGGTCGACGAGGCGTTCCCGCTGGAGATCCGCGTGCCTTCGCTGACCGCGCGGGGCGGCGCGGAGGTCGTCCACAAGCTGTTCGAACCGCTCGGCTGGCAGGTCGACGCCTGCCCCATCCCACTCGACCCCGAATTCCCGCGGTGGGGCGCTTCCCGCTATGTCGATCTCCGGCTGACCGGGACCCAGCGTGTCGTCGACGCGTTGCGGCACCTGTACGTCCTGTTGCCGGCTCTCGACGGGGACAAGCACTACTGGATCGGCCAGGACGAGGCCGACAAGTTGCTGCGCTCAGGCGAAGGGTGGCTCGCGGGGCATCCGGAACGGGAACTGATCACCAACCGGTACCTCGAACGCCGTCGTCCGATCGTTTCGTACGCGCTCACCCGGCTGGCGGAAGCGGACGACGTGCCCGCCGAGGCCGAAGCGCGGGTCACCGAGCTGCCGGACCGGCCAGAACCACTGGCCGTCCAACGGCACGGGAGCGTGCTCGCGGCCCTGCGGGCGGCGGGCGCGCGGCGGGTGCTCGACCTCGGCTGCGGCGCCGGGGCGCTGCTGCGCGTGCTTCAGAAGGAGCCGTCGTTCACCGAGATCGTCGGTGTCGACGTGTCCGCGAACGCGCTCGACATCGCCGGCAAACGGCTGAAAAATCAGTCCGATGCGCTCTCGGCGGGAAAGAGTGCCTCGAGCGGGACGCGGATCACCCTGAAGCAGTCCGCGCTGACCTACGCGGACCCGTCGCTGGCCGGCTACGACGCCGCCGTGCTGATGGAGGTGATCGAGCACGTCGACGAGGAACGCCTGCCCGCGCTGGAGCACGCCGTGTTCGGCGTCGCCGCGCCGCGGACCGTGCTCATCACGACGCCGAACGCCGAGTACAACCGGCACTTCGAGTTCCTCGAAGAGGGCCGGTTCCGCCACGCCGACCACCGTTTCGAATGGACCCGCGAGCAGTTCCGCTCCTGGGCCGAGGGGGTCGCGACGCGGCACGGTTACGAGGTCCGGCTCCTTCCGGTGGGGCAGGAGTCCCCAGAATCAGGACCGCCGACCCAAATGGCGGTCTTCACGTCTCGAAAGGAGGCCGTGGCATGA